The Huiozyma naganishii CBS 8797 chromosome 3, complete genome genome contains a region encoding:
- the RPS24B gene encoding 40S ribosomal protein eS24 (similar to Saccharomyces cerevisiae RPS24A (YER074W) and RPS24B (YIL069C); ancestral locus Anc_7.262): MSDSVTIRTRKVISNPLLARKQFVVDVLHPNRANVSKDELREKIAEVYKAEKDAVFRFGFRTQFGGAKSTGFGLVYNSVADAKKFEPTYRLVRYGLAEKVEKASRQQRKQKKNRDKKVFGTGKRRAKKVARRNAD, translated from the exons ATG TCCGACAGTGTCACTATCCGTACCAGAAAGGTCATCTCCAATCCACTTTTGGCTAGAAAGCAGTTCGTCGTTGATGTTCTGCACCCAAACAGAGCCAATGTCTCTAAGGACGAACTAAGAGAGAAAATCGCTGAGGTTTACAAGGCTGAAAAGGATGCCGTTTTCCGTTTTGGTTTCAGAACGCAATTCGGTGGTGCCAAGTCCACTGGGTTCGGTCTAGTCTACAACTCCGTTGCCGATGCCAAGAAGTTCGAACCTACCTACAGATTGGTCAGATACGGTTTGGCTGAAAAGGTCGAGAAGGCCTCCAGACAacaaagaaagcaaaagaagaacagagaCAAGAAGGTCTTCGGTACCGGTAAGAGAAGAGCGAAGAAGGTTGCCCGTCGTAACGCTGATTAA
- the HOP1 gene encoding Hop1p (similar to Saccharomyces cerevisiae HOP1 (YIL072W); ancestral locus Anc_7.269), whose amino-acid sequence MSTNQLLLTKEKVKTKTAITSEQSQKLIQTMLTMSFGCLAFLRGLFPDDSFLDQRFVPEKTEKNYNKDTISQSNSIKIKTLVRGKSKEVDLLLDWLEKGVFQSIRLKYLKALSLGVFLDENNPTELLENYTFSFEYDEANNISLQITHGDEKEKPISLLDSRRMVQQLMRRFIIITQSLEPLPEKKFLSMRLLFNENTDPEYQPNLFRDATNDERATIKIPSQTNPDVLTAGTLNTKHHRVDLKVLSSLEGRNELNPEEQSFDVIDPFEQLTDTFDQCSLKAGSQLGALAVDDSQTTNHLGELLKSSQGSILPTQSVTSERDPNKTCDCALPCPQGVTTVRICRVCRKAVHALCYGNPRGTIIDSCFSCLDGGELSLPQTYFKDLMMLRKCYKFMTKSRGVLPNTLSAFVEKIVCQRDIDEEVKERIAFCFSVFLQDGVLVLPDVRAKQSRTNTNEMLFDIPGVIDPNGHPIDSSKPLFVAFKFGIQISNVCYSDAFAISKQELQLWLQDVQNLRQNLAESLPSSCDLQELNIEDNDTAIKIPSGNKRKHLDLQQYLKTNDSSVIADTLDINETTLVEKPKKFRRISVSKKTLKSVW is encoded by the coding sequence ATGTCGACCAaccagctgctgctgacGAAGGAGAAGGTGAAGACCAAGACTGCAATCACGTCGGAACAGTCTCAGAAACTGATACAGACGATGCTGACAATGTCCTTCGGGTGTTTGGCGTTTCTGCGAGGGCTGTTCCCTGATGACAGTTTCCTGGATCAAAGGTTTGTGCCGGAGAAAACCGAGAAGAACTACAACAAGGACACTATCTCCCAATCTAACTCGATAAAGATCAAGACGCTTGTCCGTGGGAAGTCAAAGGAGGTGGACCTGCTGCTGGATTGGCTGGAAAAGGGGGTTTTCCAGTCAATCAGATTGAAGTATCTCAAGGCTTTGAGTCTGGGTGTGTTTCTTGATGAGAACAACCCTACGGAACTCTTGGAGAACTATACTTTCTCCTTTGAATACGATGAGGCCAATAACATCTCTTTGCAAATTACCCACGGAGATGAGAAGGAAAAGCCAATATCGCTTCTGGACTCCAGGAGGATGGTTCAACAACTGATGAGAAGATTCATTATTATCACTCAGTCCCTCGAACCACTGCcagagaagaagttctTAAGTATGAGGCTACTATTCAATGAGAACACGGACCCAGAGTACCAACCAAACTTGTTCAGGGACGCTACAAACGATGAAAGAGCCACTATCAAAATTCCATCACAGACGAACCCAGATGTTTTAACCGCTGGAACTTTAAACACAAAACATCACAGAGTCGatttgaaagtgttgtcTAGTCTGGAGGGCAGAAACGAATTGAACCCTGAGGAACAGTCCTTCGATGTAATCGATCCATTTGAACAACTCACAGATACATTCGATCAATGTTCTCTCAAGGCGGGCTCCCAATTGGGGGCCCTAGCAGTCGACGATAGCCAAACTACTAATCATTTGGGTGAACTTCTTAAATCGTCTCAGGGGAGCATTCTCCCCACACAATCCGTCACCAGTGAGAGAGACCCTAACAAAACTTGTGATTGTGCGTTACCTTGTCCACAGGGGGTAACCACAGTAAGGATCTGTAGAGTATGTCGCAAAGCAGTCCACGCACTATGCTATGGGAATCCCAGGGGCACCATTATCGATTCCTGTTTTTCGTGTCTAGACGGCGGGGAACTGTCCCTCCCTCAAACTTACTTCAAGGATTTGATGATGCTGAGGAAATGCTACAAATTTATGACCAAAAGCAGAGGCGTGCTACCAAATACGTTGTCCGCTTTTGTGGAAAAGATAGTATGTCAGAGGGATATCGATGAAGAGGTCAAAGAGAGAATCGCTTTCTGCTTTTCAgtgtttcttcaagacgGTGTACTAGTTTTGCCCGATGTGCGGGCAAAACAGTCAAGGACAAATACAAACGAAATGTTATTCGATATTCCAGGTGTCATTGATCCCAATGGCCATCCGATAGATTCCTCGAAACCTTTATTCGTGGCATTCAAATTTGGAATCCAAATATCCAACGTGTGCTATTCAGATGCTTTTGCCATCTCTAAACAAGAATTGCAACTCTGGCTCCAAGATGTTCAAAATTTAAGACAAAATCTGGCAGAGTCGTTGCCTTCCTCCTGCGACTTACAGGAGTTGAATATTGAAGACAACGATACAGCGATCAAGATCCCCTCTGGgaacaaaagaaagcaTCTGGACTTACAGCAGTACTTGAAGACAAACGATAGTTCTGTGATCGCGGACACGCTGGATATCAACGAAACGACTCTCGTCGAAAAACCCAAGAAATTCAGAAGAATTAGTGTCTCTAAGAAAACATTAAAGAGCGTATGGTGA
- the SPO22 gene encoding Spo22p (similar to Saccharomyces cerevisiae SPO22 (YIL073C); ancestral locus Anc_7.272) yields MVEITSSLKSTVNEFADAANWITNQIYSWKNLKMRTCLSVEINWKHYNLSTEKFERSFRTNHVVLDEDCLLKLENASSSLWNAISIELKSEQNLSGGTLLLCRCKLFAAILLSLFDSLDGSSLTRIRSFQCYVTVLRTVVEFFIQEPLTDKSSNVGRDKKKELLTKAQEHAYTNFKVLEESQFDWKPAEGTEIQKLKFKFYLLNFQISLQEGDFETATLYSTKMDIENNLTTVDANLLLEICRQTYNAVLSSSKKVTDDSQGGGNVKLSYFAKQAYSLLKLPVDNLQNHVDYNMIKFSLLVFLVNNLVEQYNIEANCEECELYLNALETSYPKKIEPFALYIKYYKKKGCDNLDQSIEEVLMKMISSVDIAPNFAQVLECAKELVEVNIKMGATCLDYILSNKLEPEKDKSILEKLIVARFFIITQSKTLTADEIASSLSEFCDLVERILTTKLSKDTVSCIVTLLWNAGKKLDKSGEYPQSVMFYTMALRKILSEDYTDKGKLQRALQAAYINLEEFVSVSRVFEEMTEEEQNHPLTQLLMLKEALSRQDTQGAISNLKNIKCSNTNTTIDALILGITYCKNFKDVTLEAINLLFEKLEEAPYTKESSDLQNWTVPTVSLVRYTIQLIIKLVEKKDPTVLDDYLLRVENLLMKAKSFVLKSRLQKNITSTRGEEGDTHTEPVSIDEIEWFASVAYNFAAKCHAGGDIERSRTFSEIATEYVDLIPGKEFTFPKMFHYFYWKYRCLTLNCFTCGKMLTSRGVDGKEVDELEERIKRYMEELLEFGRNEKEANLNEADERKLKQCYLDLLSVLFELILFSKDTQKVHKILHLVETSPDPEVDSTIVNNLLAFEGTPQYLKKEILSAIIKRNVTNDGLLDNTLCTWIRKYLETDSFDDVIKEEEKIVKTLLKRLEMGAANHQEAQFDIEVIATLAWNRGVNSLILANTEGAIAWCMYSIKFASIANPGLKDQLKGLWSSLATSADITRDRVDELLCI; encoded by the coding sequence ATGGTAGAGATAACGTCAAGTTTGAAGTCCACCGTAAACGAATTTGCAGATGCCGCCAACTGGATTACAAACCAAATATATTCCTGGAAAAACTTAAAAATGAGGACTTGCTTGTCAGTGGAAATAAACTGGAAGCATTACAACCTGTCTactgaaaagtttgaaagaTCATTCAGAACCAACCATGTTGTATTGGATGAGGACTGTTTGCTCAAATTGGAAAACGCTTCCTCTAGCCTTTGGAATGCCATCTCCATAGAGTTGAAGAGCGAACAGAACTTAAGTGGGGGGACACTGCTGCTATGTCGCTGTAAACTGTTTGCGGCAATATTGCTATCCCTTTTTGACTCCCTTGATGGAAGCTCCCTTACTAGAATTAGGAGCTTCCAGTGCTATGTTACTGTCCTAAGAACGGTAGTCGAGTTTTTCATTCAGGAACCGCTTACAGACAAATCTTCTAACGTGGGGagagacaaaaaaaaggaactgTTGACTAAGGCACAAGAGCACGCATACacaaatttcaaagtgttggaGGAATCACAATTTGATTGGAAACCGGCGGAAGGTACAGAGATACAGAAACTCAAATTCAAATTTTATTTGCTTAATTTTCAGATATCGTTACAAGAAGGGGACTTCGAAACGGCTACTTTGTACAGCACAAAAATGGATATTGAAAACAATTTGACCACCGTGGATGCAAACTTACTACTTGAAATATGCCGACAAACGTACAATGCGGTTTTATCATCTTCGAAAAAGGTTACAGATGATTCACAGGGAGGAGGTAACGTCAAACTGAGTTATTTTGCTAAACAAGCTTACTCCCTTTTGAAGCTCCCCGTGGATAACTTACAAAATCATGTCGACTATAACATGATCAAGTTTTCCCTGCTTGTATTTCTAGTTAACAATCTAGTGGAACAGTACAACATAGAAGCGAATTGCGAGGAGTGTGAACTGTATTTGAATGCTCTCGAAACGTCCTACCCTAAAAAGATCGAGCCTTTTGCTCTTTACATCAAGTACTACAAAAAGAAGGGGTGTGACAACCTTGATCAATCGATCGAAGAAGTATTGATGAAAATGATCAGTTCCGTCGATATTGCACCAAATTTTGCTCAAGTACTAGAGTGCGCTAAAGAATTGGTTGAAGTCAACATCAAAATGGGGGCAACCTGCCTGGATTACATTCTTTCAAATAAGTTGGAACCAGAGAAGGACAAAAGTATCTTGGAAAAATTAATAGTGGCCAGgtttttcatcatcactcAATCGAAAACACTTACCGCAGATGAAATCGCGTCATCTCTATCCGAGTTTTGCGATCTAGTCGAAAGGATATTAACCACTAAACTGTCCAAAGACACAGTTTCTTGCATCGTCACCCTGTTATGGAACGCTGGCAAAAAACTAGATAAATCTGGAGAGTATCCACAAAGCGTGATGTTTTACACAATGGCCTTAAGGAAAATATTAAGCGAGGATTATACAGACAAGGGGAAGTTACAGAGGGCATTACAAGCCGCCTATATCAATTTGGAGGAGTTTGTGTCTGTGAGTCGAGTGTTCGAAGAAATGacagaagaggaacaaaACCACCCGTTAACGCAACTGTTAATGCTCAAAGAGGCACTTAGTCGGCAAGACACACAAGGTGCAATTTCTAACCTGAAGAATATAAAGTGTTccaacacaaacacaactaTAGACGCCCTTATTCTAGGTATCACATATTGCAAGAATTTTAAAGATGTCACGCTAGAAGCGATAAATCTactgtttgaaaaattggaagaAGCACCATACACCAAGGAGAGCTCTGATTTACAAAACTGGACCGTTCCTACAGTCTCCTTGGTCCGTTACACAATTCAGTTGATTATCAAACTAGTCGAAAAAAAGGACCCGACCGTTCTGGATGATTATCTCTTGCGGGTTGAGAATTTATTGATGAAAGCGAAAAGTTTTGTATTGAAGTCCCGTCTTCAGAAAAATATCACGTCAACAAGAGGTGAAGAAGGTGATACCCACACAGAACCAGTTTCCATAGATGAAATTGAATGGTTTGCCTCAGTCGCTTACAACTTTGCAGCTAAATGTCATGCCGGTGGGGATATTGAAAGAAGCAGAACGTTTTCTGAGATAGCAACAGAATATGTTGATCTGATACCCGGGAAGGAATTTACTTTCCCTAAAATGtttcattatttttattgGAAGTATAGATGCTTGACCCTAAATTGCTTTACGTGTGGGAAGATGCTCACATCCAGAGGTGTAGATGGTAAAGAAgtcgatgaacttgaagagagGATAAAAAGGTATATGGAAGAGCTCCTAGAATTTGGGAGAAATGAAAAGGAAGCCAATCTGAATGAAGCTGATGAAAGGAAACTGAAACAGTGTTATTTGGACCTTCTCAGTGTTCTCTTCGAACTGATCTTATTTTCCAAGGATACTCAAAAGGTGCACAAGATACTACATCTGGTTGAAACTTCACCCGATCCGGAAGTGGATTCCACGATAGTAAATAACCTCTTGGCATTCGAGGGAACTCCACAATACCTTAAAAAAGAAATCCTATCTGCTATAATTAAACGCAATGTGACAAACGATGGGCTGTTAGACAACACTCTTTGTACTTGGATCCGCAAATATTTGGAAACCGATTCCTTTGATGACGTAATtaaagaggaggaaaagaTTGTGAAAACTCTCTTAAAGCGATTAGAGATGGGAGCGGCCAACCATCAGGAAGCCCAGTTTGATATTGAAGTCATAGCTACACTGGCCTGGAATAGGGGCGTGAACTCGCTGATCCTTGCTAACACAGAGGGGGCCATAGCCTGGTGCATGTATTCAATCAAATTTGCCTCAATAGCAAACCCTGGTCTCAAAGATCAATTGAAAGGCCTCTGGAGTTCACTGGCTACGTCGGCAGACATTACCCGGGACCGTGTCGATGAGCTTCTCTGTATTTAA
- the MAM33 gene encoding Mam33p (similar to Saccharomyces cerevisiae MAM33 (YIL070C); ancestral locus Anc_7.265), with the protein MFLSVLRRAATKTPVCAITRTTAVSQSLKRLTVTSAPVRTFLTTQVRGDQQRQNVSDILKSEIKVETESFSDEVPALFKDYLTKYKFDVVENKGQNEAQIVRKTDNGETVRVFFDVAQVANLPFDEAPVEENLADDDAGEEDFDSMADNFANVNVVVAKESDGSALSFDLLMNLQDRSFFVDSITPYTSAELALDDTAEAQVKKDAVYHGPPFSNLDEELQETLEIYLESRGINEELASFISAYSEFKEGAEYVSWLQNMKRFFD; encoded by the coding sequence ATGTTTCTGAGTGTATTACGCCGTGCTGCTACGAAAACCCCAGTGTGCGCTATAACGAGAACCACTGCTGTGTCtcaatctttgaaaaggttGACTGTTACTTCCGCCCCTGTCAGGACATTTTTGACGACCCAAGTAAGAGGGGACCAGCAAAGACAAAACGTCAGCGATATCCTTAAATCTGAGATAAAAGTGGAGACTGAGTCGTTTTCGGACGAAGTGCCCGCATTGTTTAAGGACTACTTGACGAAGTATAAATTCGATGTCGTCGAGAACAAGGGACAGAACGAGGCACAGATTGTCAGAAAAACGGATAATGGCGAAACTGTTCGTGTATTCTTTGATGTGGCACAGGTAGCCAATCTGCCCTTCGACGAGGCCCCAGTGGAAGAAAATTTGGCAGACGACGACGCCGGTGAGGAGGACTTTGATTCCATGGCCGATAACTTTGCTAATGTCAACGTTGTTGTAGCCAAAGAAAGCGATGGTTCTGCTCTGTCTTTCGATTTACTAATGAACTTGCAAGACAGGTCCTTCTTTGTTGACAGCATCACGCCATATACTTCCGCAGAGCTGGCATTAGACGACACCGCCGAGGCTCAAGTCAAGAAAGATGCGGTGTACCATGGCCCACCATTTTCTAACCTAGATGAGGAACTGCAAGAAACATTGGAGATTTACTTGGAAAGCAGAGGGATCAACGAGGAGTTGGCGTCCTTTATTAGTGCTTACTCTGAATTCAAAGAGGGCGCTGAGTACGTTTCCTGGTTACAAAACATGAAGAGATTTTTCGATTAA
- the KNAG0C04250 gene encoding uncharacterized protein translates to MFNTLTKRSGLAWCLIAILSFVQVVAAVDYISFNSSSAGVENKTDLAIGEGLVHVSSNGSDIVNLADGVNVTDVFEDFANTDIVLRGNESVYANLTKKYVGDNDTISEDHPLHKRCLVMHVVGGWLCSWDEYVTIEQGCWWSPWYPISHCGWGNPFRRPISLGWGYSYSCSGFRNDFDDNILRGCLSYPFAKTITRGGTYSCPVDHGKVGQIWYQQNVAYAKIQHRKCSKGLFGNTCSSWSVVQHVDAPRTGDENYRLGCSTGSSSKYC, encoded by the coding sequence ATGTTTAATACGCTAACCAAACGATCAGGCCTAGCGTGGTGCCTTATAGCCATTCTTTCTTTCGTTCAAGTAGTCGCTGCAGTCGACTACATATCattcaacagcagcagtgcAGGTGTTGAGAACAAGACTGATTTGGCCATCGGTGAAGGTTTAGTTCACGTGTCCAGCAACGGTTCAGACATTGTAAATTTAGCCGACGGGGTAAACGTCACCGATGTTTTTGAGGATTTTGCTAACACTGACATCGTTTTGAGAGGTAACGAGTCCGTTTACGCCAACTTGACCAAAAAATATGTTGGTGATAACGATACCATCTCGGAAGACCACCCATTGCATAAGAGATGTTTGGTAATGCATGTGGTTGGTGGATGGTTGTGTTCTTGGGACGAGTATGTTACCATTGAACAAGGTTGTTGGTGGTCCCCATGGTACCCCATCTCCCACTGTGGTTGGGGGAACCCTTTCAGAAGGCCAATCAGTCTAGGATGGGGTTATTCTTACTCCTGCAGCGGCTTCAGAAACGATTTTGACGACAATATCCTACGGGGCTGCTTGTCCTACCCATTTGCCAAGACCATTACCCGTGGTGGTACTTACTCTTGTCCTGTGGATCACGGTAAAGTCGGCCAAATTTGGTACCAACAAAACGTTGCCTATGCTAAGATCCAGCACAGGAAATGTTCGAAGGGTCTGTTCGGTAACACATGCTCCTCGTGGAGTGTAGTCCAACATGTGGACGCTCCAAGAACTGGTGACGAAAATTACAGACTTGGTTGTTCTACTGGATCGTCCAGTAAATACTGTTAG
- the PCI8 gene encoding Pci8p (similar to Saccharomyces cerevisiae PCI8 (YIL071C); ancestral locus Anc_7.267): protein MPHSDKGLFYLERVAYLISHEVGTIEERRQCAVAAMNFLQDIKCFDTPHWDILNEASGLQIDKPHHVPSNNASPDYDAQLLRKVISHKFGEAQYFLQNKRVTRDRYYRQLEETIKFLILCKNFKGVEELEQRIQNIVNFPELTVKEQEACRRIRVLVAASFYMQKKFFKCCQYFFKWLSIDPDLLNTPPIPARNVLLTDKEINLMITISCLISIPLESYNDFIYLREAVPFFEHFPLCLRSLRLLLNTSFNKFFSLWQGNEIAEECLQSPYLVDAWPFAQLVMRSKIYYFYFKVSCEIQIGYLSRTLGIEEKTIREDVELLIESANLNIVIRGDTLCESQCRRLEDIVVQLQRNEREIDRRIQEKRQKVLELENKAEGIIVNNDTVNRSTLPNSVSSDNDTMDLNDLTNVSDTDSFAFDGTS, encoded by the coding sequence ATGCCGCATAGTGACAAAGGCTTGTTCTACCTTGAAAGAGTCGCTTATTTGATCTCGCATGAGGTTGGTACCATTGAGGAACGGAGACAATGTGCGGTAGCAGCCATGAATTTCCTCCAGGATATCAAATGTTTTGACACGCCGCATTGGGATATTCTCAACGAGGCAAGTGGGCTGCAGATCGATAAGCCTCACCACGTACCAAGCAACAATGCTTCCCCAGATTACGACGCTCAGTTGCTTCGTAAAGTTATATCTCATAAATTCGGTGAAGCTCAGTACTTCCTGCAAAATAAACGTGTGACAAGAGATCGGTATTATAGACAATTGGAGGAAACCATCAAGTTTCTTATCTTGTGTAAGAACTTCAAAGGGGTGGAAGAGTTGGAACAAAGGATACAAAACATTGTCAATTTTCCTGAGTTAACTGTGAAGGAGCAAGAGGCGTGTAGACGAATACGTGTTTTGGTCGCGGCCAGTTTTTACAtgcagaagaagttcttcaaatgttGCCAgtatttcttcaaatggcTAAGTATAGACCCAGACTTGCTCAACACTCCACCTATACCGGCCAGGAACGTTTTGCTTACGGACAAAGAGATTAACTTGATGATCACCATTTCATGCCTTATATCGATCCCCTTGGAAAGCTATAATGACTTCATATACCTGAGGGAGGCAGTACCATTTTTCGAGCATTTCCCACTATGTTTAAGAAGTCTAAGGCTTCTACTGAACACTAGTTTTAACAAGTTTTTCTCCCTGTGGCAGGGGAATGAGATAGCAGAGGAGTGTTTACAGAGCCCGTATCTTGTAGACGCATGGCCGTTTGCTCAATTGGTAATGAGGTCCAAGATATACTACTTTTATTTCAAAGTATCCTGTGAGATCCAAATAGGGTACCTTTCGAGAACTTTGGGAATCGAGGAAAAGACAATAAGGGAAGATGTAGAGCTGCTTATAGAGTCAGCCAATTTGAATATAGTTATCCGGGGTGATACATTGTGTGAAAGCCAGTGTAGACGGCTAGAAGATATCGTTGTTCAATTACAGCGTAATGAAAGAGAGATCGACCGAAGAATACAGGAGAAAAGACAGAAAGTACTTGAGTTGGAAAATAAAGCTGAGGGAATCATTGTGAACAATGATACGGTCAATAGAAGCACCCTACCTAATTCAGTTTCGTCAGATAACGATACGATGGATCTTAACGATTTGACGAACGTCAGTGACACGGACAGTTTTGCTTTTGATGGAACTAGTTGA
- the KNAG0C04210 gene encoding uncharacterized protein (similar to Saccharomyces cerevisiae YER079W; ancestral locus Anc_7.270) gives MSSPPVSRDTSSTTSINYISEVTDINRQPPEIDPSDIGVSRPMSRCSIQPTTVIVTTKTGAETGAEGKRPYRKSAGQCSFGLMDDASEQSSTVTLNTKCQRRYEPHEGAVHPSARCVVTSEDVVSYGYANSGQSTPASFPDLPNLPPMTLKEKMKLLNIDRNQLGSSIAGGLNSSSLYSLGEQQLLESNGSSNSFLLRNHYQACWGKLRNTNTAYQDEEEEEGGVEALGEHNKDSNSHYLDLLIGHHQRGNDLDSMVSTVDDDMSYINSLKYVPLNGTPL, from the coding sequence ATGTCGTCCCCACCTGTCTCAAGGGATACGTCCTCTACAACTTCGATAAATTACATCAGCGAAGTGACGGATATAAATAGACAGCCACCGGAGATCGACCCGTCGGATATAGGGGTCTCGAGACCCATGTCCCGTTGCTCGATACAGCCAACCACAGTCATCGTGACGACCAAAACTGGAGCCGAAACTGGAGCCGAGGGGAAGAGACCGTATCGGAAGAGTGCCGGTCAGTGTTCCTTCGGCCTGATGGATGACGCTTCGGAGCAGTCGAGTACGGTGACGCTCAATACCAAGTGTCAGAGGAGGTACGAGCCGCATGAGGGTGCTGTACACCCATCGGCGAGGTGCGTGGTCACTTCAGAGGATGTTGTCTCGTACGGGTACGCGAATTCAGGGCAGTCTACACCGGCGTCATTCCCGGATTTACCAAACTTACCACCCATGACTctgaaggagaagatgaaattgttgaatatAGATAGAAATCAACTGGGCTCGTCGATCGCGGGTGGATTGAACTCTTCGTCGCTGTACTCACTGGGTGAACAGCAACTGCTGGAATCCAACGGTTCGAGTAACTCCTTCTTACTCAGAAATCACTATCAAGCCTGTTGGGGAAAACTGAGGAACACAAACACCGCTTATcaggatgaggaggaggaagaggggGGTGTGGAAGCTCTGGGGGAGCACAATAAGGACAGTAATTCTCATTACCTGGACCTGTTGATAGGACACCATCAGAGGGGAAACGACCTCGATAGTATGGTAAGCACCGTTGATGATGACATGTCCTACATCAACAGTTTGAAGTATGTTCCGCTCAATGGAACACCGTTGTAA